The genomic DNA aaatttaatgcaacaaaatgcatatttaaggtttacaattttattctttattgTGTTTTACATTAAAGACAAAGAGACAACATTGTCTACATTTAATTAGTATTTACTGGACCTAATAAAATATCCTTTAGTTGATCGTGTTCTTGTTTGCATGTTGTCTCGAATCAAAGAGTACAAGAAGTACAGCTTTGAAATGTTTTGCGACATActtattttcagttttaaggagttatatacacttagaatttaaaaaagaataaattgtttttattttttaatgtactATTCACAGAACATTTTATATCGTTCCGGTGAATGTTTTTGAAGTTAcaagcaaattttaaaatgtgttttagaGTACAAACAAAGCGTTTTTCTCCATATGGTGTTTTTTAAGTCGGTGACCAACATTACTCGAAAACGGGTAAATTTTAACACGAGCTTcataaatatagtttttaatagtcagtcaaaatttttttctcaccgttagatatttatttttttaataaacaatttaagacTAACATTTatgtcaaaaattaattagggttagtttttgttcgttttggtttttttaatttcggagGATCCATTTTGGCACCGCCAAACGACTTTTTTGAGAAGAGCTCGCGAAGATCAGCTGTAGCTCCTTTccaaataaatacttttaccAATACTGaatcataaaatataattaaatgataccataatatgtaaaaaaattttagatcaataaatttaaaagttttctcaaaaaaattcAGTAAAATTTTATGTTCGGCCTTATAACTGTATATAAACCCTTATTAGGACATAAAGTGCGTATCATGGCTTTTGGCGTTCATCTGCTATGTCTTCGATAGTTTGTCATTCAGAATTGTTAAAGAGTTATAGGTCCACACAAGACAAATAAATCTATAGATTTTGTTTAACCAATGAATCGGGTTAAAGGCAAATTAAAGAAGGTATTAAGCTGAGGCTAGGAATTTTCCAGACTAATATCTTCTTTTAGTTTACCATAAAGACGAGgaagttaagaaaataaaaggtcATAAATTCCAGACCAAGTTTAAAGGCAAGATGCCTTTACTCTCTCCGAATTACGCACATTTTGTAACTATGTATTTTATTGGAAATGGTCTCTACTTACTGCGACTGGACGACGCGCTGACGTAGGCCGATGAACGGCGCTTGAAACCGCTGGGAGCCGCCTCGCCGCCGCCCCCGCTGCCCCCGCTCCCACTACTGCTGGCGGGCAGGAAGCGGGACAGGGAGAGCAGGGATTTGAACAGGTCGGTCACATTGCTGTCCTCCTTCGCCGAGCACTCCAGTACTTTCGCCCTGCCAATGGGAAAAAACGggtttttagaaaatgttgcatacttttcagGGGTGGCTGCGAAAAAAGCGTATACGTAATGCACACATCAGCAAATTTCGTCGGCCCAAAACAAAGCCAGACCGACACAAAAAACCGAAACCCGAAAAGCAAAAATTCTAAACCAAACCAGGCGAACAATATGGCATGCTCAATGCATAACAGAGTTTTTGTGCTTTTGTGCCACAGCCAAGTGGGCCATCGACAATCATCCAAAAGGGCGTTGCAGGCAATCCGAAACAAATGTTGCTAATGTTGCCCAAATTAAGCATGTCATGTTCGGTTCAATACTGGGGTTTCACTGCAGGTTGCGGCCACGAAGCCGACTCGAGTTGTGCCCACAAAAGGAGGACCATGACGAGGACAGGTGATGTTCAGCACACTTGCAATGTCAAAAGTTCCTGGTATCTGTCTGTCAGAGGGATTTTTAGCTTTAATATGTCCATCATCAGAcggctttattttaaataaataatttcagaaATGTTTTCTTTCGATTCTGTGATGTTAGGCTCGTCAGAGTTTAAAGTGTGACGAtgagcatttaatttttttctgtttttacgCAGCTTGTAGGATAAAGTTTGCTTAAGTTACTTTATTCTATTTAAGTTGGGCAggaaatatatgtatatcattttatgtattatttaaacatttctatcaaaaaacttttataataaataataacttaaataataaataatttcagaaatattttctttcgTTTTTGTGATGTTAAGCTCAGAGCTTCAAGTATATACCTATAAAGTTTGCTTAAGTTACTTTAATCTATTTAAGTTGGACAGAAAAATTATAGATAAAGTATATCATTTTATGtatacttttgaaaatttttattaaaaaaacttttataaaatcactagagtttaaatttctttgaaattttttttaacaaaacccCACATTTAGTTTGCCAAAATGGCATTTTCATTCCACAAATGGTTAaggattttgtttaattttagaaaagcTTCTTAGAAAAACCATTTGGACTGTCttaggaaaaattaaattctacCAACTCAAGgttgatcaaatttaaaattatatcatAAACTGACTTACTGTAAGTGCTTTAATGTTCCATGGcgctttatttaattaaaattgtaacaGCTGAGTTGGcaagataaataaatagatgGCTGAATTGTTAATGCCGTAAGCTGCAATAACAGTAAATCACAGTAAAATTGATATTATGAGTGagtttatttttcacattaacGCAGACAAAATGCCGGGGAAAATTCGCATGACTTTGCAATTAAATGTTGAATGAATTCATTGTTTCACCGTCGGCAGAGTAAACCACTTACACGTGTAGGGAAGGCAGACTCCCTTGTATCCACATGGCCCACATTATGTACCACTGGGATACGGTGTGTACCCATTCAGGCAGACAAATGCACTTGAGTGGCGTGCTCTTAAAGCGCTTAACCGCAGATAGACAGTGGCAGAGCAACAAATTGCATTGCACCTTGTTGCCTGAAAACGCCCGCAAACTTTGCACGTGGAGTCTAGTGAAGGTGCGAGATTGTGCCGAAAGGTTCAAGGTGTTTGCCGCTCTTGGGAACAAAACCGCACCATCAATCTACGTGAATGTTTAATCCAACAGAGATTTGTACGAAATGCTCGCGCCAACTGTCCTGTGTCCCGTGTCTTCCATCGTCCTTTGTCCTTTGTCCTTCATCCTTCGTCCTGCAGCCTCTGTCATCTCCATTCTGCGGTTGAGTGCTCCTCCTGTGTGGCGTTCTTTGGTCTGTGTATCGGtcgtttttaaataagtttacgCACGCTTGCTTAAACAGCAACACGAGCGTGCCAAGCCCCTCTTTGCCTCCGCCTCCGCACAGCCAACCGACTTTCGCGGCATATGGAATTATGCCAGGACTCCTCTGCCCACTGGCAGTCACGTATGTGAGTGTAAGTGATTTTTACGAGTCCTGCCCCGCAGTTTATGCAGGAAGCAATTACCTCGCGAAAAGTGCCTGAAAATAAGTCCTGGGTAGTAAGTCTTCCTTTGCCAGCGAATGCAAAGGATTCGGACAAGCTTTCAGGGCTAGTTGTCACgcaataaaatcattaaaattgtaaatgtgGTAAGCAAAGAATTTATTCAGCCCAGTTACACTCGTTTATTACTTGTCGATTCGGATCGTAATCTACTTTAACTGACACAGTTCAACTTCCGCGAAACTTCCGAGCTTACTGCACAAGTTTCTATCGAAGAACTCTGTCCACATTGAGGAGTATCTTTACAATCTTTGATTTATTACCAgacaaattgattttcaaatttattatcTTTATGATAAACAAGAATTTAATTCGCTTCTGTTTCTCGAAGtgtctttaaatgttttggtcatggaaaactttaatttaaatgtataataaaattaattataaattaaacatttcacCTTTCAAATGTGTCCATTTATATCGACATGCAAGCCTTAATTATAATCTTTATCTGAATTTGAATATGTGTGCAGTTAACTACTACGTTACTTTCGCCAAAACAGTACAAAACTAATTCAAAACAGCTGTGTTTTTTCAATGAGTTTTCTGCTTCAATTCAATGCCAATGTCATATTGTGTCAGACAAGCTCGTGAGTATCTGCCCATTGTATTGCACAGGGAAACATAAATCAGCAACTGCCACTACTAATCAAACATCTTATAACCCCTCAACATTTCCCCAGAGCAGCTTTCGACCAATTCGAGAGCAGCCAAGTTGAAGGACCTCATGCATACACAGGTGCTTATAGAATGTCCCGACTGTTTGGTATTCAAAGAACACCTCTGTGATACTCTAACGCATCGCTAATACGAGCTGTTGATCTCAGTCAAGAATCGCCCATTGATTTCCAACATGACAGCAGCACCGCTTGCGCAAAAAATGCGCAATTAGGAGCTATTATGGGGAAACACCGTCTGTGAAATCGCTTAATGCAATGTTTCTTATGATGCGATTTTCCGCTGACTGCActttgaaaatagtttttgtggttcagaacaaaaataaaccttACCTCAcaattttcttctctttttatacccttgcagagggtattataatttcagtcagaagtttgcaacgcagagAAGGAGACAACTCCGAccaaataaagtatatatattcttgatcagcatcactaggagagtcgatctagccatgtccgtctgtccgtccgtctgtcagtccgtctgtctgtccgtctgtccgtccgtttctacgcaaactagcctcttagatttaaagttatttgcatgaaactttcccaaaagttgtctttctattgcaggtagatGACTTAGCATATacaatagctcccataggaaaaataaataaataaaaaattataattacaaaattataatcttcgacatatagtaatgtttaaatattttagaataatggtttaaatttcatcaaaatcggacgactctatcatatagctcccatagaagaaataaaaataattttttttttttaaatgtaacttttctatttagtaaatttttttttaattctttttgacttattattaatttgacagttcagaataacgattttaattatcttaaaatcggaaaacgatatcatataattgccataggaactatcgaataattaaactgcaaatcatcatatctttaatgtttttagacatatacgcaagtaattgataattttaatgttttcaagaatatttaagttttgcaatagctgcaagggtatatgggTATGGCTTCCtctcttgttattttttcttgttttgtttttcagtgTGTGACTCTGGCTCCGACACTTTTGCAGGCCAACAAATGGCTTTTAATGAGTGCCACAGCCCCTTTCGTGGACAATGCAACTGATTTCGGTGGAGCAACTCCCTTTCATGGACCGCTGTCACGCTTTCTGTCGCTTAATTTCATTTCTAGCAATATAATTGCGCAGTTTGCCTCTTGCCGATTGCCGTTTGCCATTGCAGCTTTCCTGGGGTGGCCAGAATTTATGGCACTTTTTTAATTCCACTTTGCTGCGTTACTTATGAAAATTGCAGCTGTTTGGCGGTTTTTGCGGCTTTGTGTGTCGGGCATTGTTGCACAACTTTTGGCAGTTGTCCCCTAATTGCTGTCGCATGCAGCAGCTGTTGCGCATTTTTATGCCAGTCGTATTTCGAGAAACAAATGTGAGGACTTACCGTAAGCGCGGCAGCTCGCAGAACACCCAGTCGGTCACCTCCTCCAGCTTGACCTCTCTATGGGTGGTGGCCAAGTCGGCCTTGTTCCCGGCGATCACGATGGGGATGTCCTGTGGGAGAAAGGCAATTAGCAGTGGCATTCGAAGCAGCAAAAGCCCACCGAAATTGGGACGCAGACAAAGCCCATTGTGCTGTAATTGATATTCGCCTCACAATGGCGGCGAGAAGCGGAAACCGTGAAAGCACCTCGCGAAACAATGGCTGTTACTATCTCATAGTGGGCTGAGCACATCCAAAAGTGATTATCAAGCCCGGTTTTTAGTTCGACTTCTATTAAACATAATATCTTCAAATATATGCTAGCTAGCTagcttttgattttaataaatatttatgcatcTACCTACTATATGATCAAACAAAGCAATGTTCTATAACTCgtttaaagaattaaacatttaattctcAGCgctatttatataattatattcaaGCTTTACCTctttaagatttaataaataaattagcagGACAGCAAAAATGAGATGTTAACAAATGGTTTTTTATATACCCAACGAATTTTTCAGACATTATATGACAACATCGATTGTAAATACCAATAGGCCATAGTCAATAATATTATTGGCTCTAAGGCAAAACATGTTCCCTTATGAATAGAAAGATAGATACATTTATTTCACTACACtcaaaaaacaccaaaaaaccAATGACCTAATAACTGTTGAAATGGCCTTAGCGCCATTTTAAGGTAACTTTCTTAATTTAACGATATTTTAGTTGATTATGACAGTTTATAggttatttgttaaattgtaGGTAATTTCAATACTTTTTAGGTCGGCTTTGTGTTTGTGAATTCAAGAATGTTCTTTGGTCCAattttaaatccttttttttttgctaccGCTTGATGGTGCTTCACGGGTCTAAGGTCCTTTTGGCTTTGAATTTTTCGAATGCCGAACCACTGTGTGGTATTAAAACAAGAGTCCAGCGCAAAGCCTAGAAACGCTGCCGCTTGGCTGGACTGCTCCGACTCAAAGGGAAGCTATTATAATTGCTTTTCGGACTGTGGAGGAGTGCAAGTCCACCGCTCGGCCCGCTGATTACATGCAAAATGCAGGTAGGGAGTGCCTTTGGTCCAGTAACTCACCTGAAAGTCTCCGCGTTGTTCCCGGATCTCCTCGAAGCACTGCTTCACACACTGGAAGCTTGGCGCCGATGTGGCGGCGTAGACGAGCATGAACGCGTGCGCGGTGGCGATGGACAAGCGCCGCATGGCAGGGAATTGCATGTCACCGGACGTGTCCAAAATGTCCACCTGCAAAGGGACGGCAAAGTGTACAGGATAACGCAGAGCAAATTacgaataattaattttgaatggCCCTATACAGGCAATACACTGCCAACCATTTGAGATCGGCTGTACTAAGCCGCCtcggtttttaatttcacaccACATTGACATTTAATTTGAAGGAAAATGTCATTATGAACAACTTTCCGATAAGGTTAAGCGAATTAATGGGATTACACTAGTTATGAAATAACTAGCGACAAAAGACTGTTAAATCAAGGAAGAACGCTGTAGTCAAGTTTTCCGACTTagccaacaaacttcaaactaagtaTTTCCCCTTCAAACCAACAGAAGTTTAGATGccgccatctgtcgaactgcacATCCAACAGTAGAAGCTAAGTGCGTGCATCACCTCCACGTCCCACTAACAGTTTGTCTCTCTACTGCAGCGATTAtcggcagagcagcggccAAGCAGCGGTGGCAGAGCGGCGACACAGGACTTCATAGCTTCTAAAATACTAGcttgatttttaaatgtttgtgtCTACTGATAGATACGACcgaaatacacacacacacagtccaGCACCTACACCTAATCAGCTTAAAAGTAAACTTGGAactactagaatctgcatggcAAGTCCCAAATGTCTAGCTTTTTTAGTTTCCGAGATATCGACGTTTATGACGGCCATACGGACAGACAgcagacatggctagatcgactcgtttattgttgctgctcaagaatatatgtactttatattGTCGCAAACGCTTCTTTCttcctgttacatacttttcaacgaatacaataatTTAAGTCATTCACTACAGAAATTATTCTGAAAAATCTTATCTGCACGCTAGAATCATTGTGGTATTACAAATTAAGATTATAATATAAAcatctaaatatttaaaattttgctgTTTCAAAACGCAACTTTGGTCAATATACAATGTTTAATAATGTTTCACACGTAAAACCTTTATGTTTCCGTTCACtggttatttttttgagaGACCTCTTAACTCAAAGGACATTCAATAAAGTGCCTTTTAAACGATTTGTCGGTGGAGAGCGGAAGGTTGTCTGGGTGGTGGAGCCTGGGTCGTGACTCCTGGCTTGTGGCCGCTCAATGCTCACTTGATGCCAACTAATCCCCGTGTCAGCATCAGTTATGTTGTATACACCGCCGCGGGTGAACGCGATCCGGAATGTCAATAGCTTGTTAAGGCCAGTCGGCCAAAGAGCCAGGAGGCAAAGCCAACCGCTTAGTCCTGTCAGTACCATCGCCTTGCATCCTTATCCGCTCGCTATTGACAGCCCTGGCCATTGTGACGCAAATTTGTAACGCATTGTTTGCCCGAAATGagtaaactttattaaaaacactTTACTGAATgacacaatttatatttttgacaCCATTTCTCGACGGTCAGCCATTGTTCGCCGGCCCGGCTTTGTTCGAACATCTATGTTTAAGGCATCAAATCCATCCTGCTGTGCCGCACATCCACGAACCTACacaaaattgcttttaaagaGCAGAAATCGTTTAGTGCAATGTAATGTTGCCGTTTGATGGCCACACGCTGTGCCGACAATCAGTCACAGCGGGCCGCAGGAGCTTCTAGTTCCAAAAAGGGGGCCATTGGGCGAGCTGTCTCGCAAATTGTCCACGTGAAATTGTTTTGAATGCACCTGGCTGAATGGCTGCCTGGCTGCCTGGCTGCCTGGACACTGCACCGAAGGTGGCCAGGAATAAATCACTTTAAGCTTCGGTGACAACTCCCGAGTGGAATCCAATCTGGGCCTGCCCACCGATGCGAGCCAAAGTAATGGATGCGCACCCCATCGGTCgctaaaatgaaattaattaaatcgaAGAACTAGGGGAACGAGGAGCGGAAGTACGGGCCAAATCCTGGCAACGGCGTCGCCACCAGGAGTGTCAGTGTCGCCAAACAACCTCTCGGAATCGATTTGGCCAGCTTCTAGCGATGATAATGAAGGCGGCAACGCTCAGCGGCCTTGCAGCCCACCTATTAATCAACTTTCAGCTCAACTTTTGTTCGCCAAACATGTGCTTGTGGTGTAAGACAAGTTTGAACAGCACATAATCAGCTTCAGCTCCGCAGTGAATGATGTTCCATCAGAAGTTTCCTCTGGCACGACATGGTCGTAAGGCGTAAGGCAGCTGTGATGACTGCCTTATAGATACCTTTCTGGGTTGTTAACTCCCTCCTTGGATATCCATAGGCCGTAGATTAAGACCCGATTAAAGTAATATAGAGAAGTTATCAGTTTCCGGTGCATTTCCGCTGGCAAGGCAAGTTATTAGCCATTAATTACCCCTCTTTAAGTAGCATATTAGAGCACCCAAGTACGGAATTCATTCACCGGCAGCACCGGCTACTCAGCAGGATGGGAAGTGGGCCACATTTTCCCTGTTGTTTCCGCTGTTTTGAGCGTGTGCAAATTTGATTAATGAGTCTCCGCCCACACGGCTGCCAAGCTGTCAGTCAGATTGTCAGTCAGTGCGACGGAAAGGAGGAAGCCCACTCCCACCCACAAACTATTCACCCAAGATTGCCGTAAGTGCGTTTAAATCAGTTGAGATTCATTCGTTCAATTTGCGTTTTCAACCTCAATATGTGTAATCATCCTGAGCTGTGGCCCCGAGATGGGCTCGGCTTTAGCCACCAACCACTTCTGCCCGACTCGATTTGCTACAAATAGGCTTTCGGGAAGCTCCTCAATTGCCAAGAGACCAGAAGCACACGTGTCTTGGCTAATACTTTGCATATGGAGCGTTATGTCCTTGCTGCCGGCGGAGCCCAGATACTATGGAAACTCTCCAGACGTCCAATTAGAAGATTTCTACCTAATTAATGGGCTTAGAGTTTCCTGCGATTTGATGACCACAACACTGATTGGGTTAATAAAGTCGGTTCTAACTTCTGGAATCCAGCCGAAATAAATGGTCGAGGATggatataataataatacatttggGATAAGGGCAGGTTCGAAATCAGGTtggtattattaattaaaaaattagtaaCAAAAGGGGTTTCATTTGAGTACATTTTGCTATAGTACTGGTATTTTTTGtaagcaaatacaaaaaaaagaacattttttttctctttctcattattttttcttttctctttgatttcatttaaaattagaatGACAGAGACTATGATAAACTGATAAgtaaagttttatatatataaaatacttttcaggtcaacttaataaaaattaaaataaaagcagaacgttagcaaaaaaaaaacattaaaaaaatatgtataaattgATTACCTTTTCTGGGATTTTAACCCGGGAATACCCAATGTccaatcatttttaaaaaggaatgtTCTTCTTTAAAGAACTGCGTTCATATTTTAGAACTTTTTTGAGCCAATCACTTTTCAAGAATCAACTTAACTTGATTCAAGAACAAGAACATGGTAATCATTACAAAGTTGATCCCCTAAATAAACTATCGAAAACagttattttaatgtttactaGTTAAATTAAACCAACCATTATCGGTTTGAGCCCTTGAATTGTGGTTAACAAccttaaagaaataaaattcagtCTGTGCAAATAAAGGCACTTTGTTTTTCCTGGCATAAGGTTTTCTGAAAAGAGCTGACTCTTTTCAGAATGAAAGGACAAATTATGGCTTGCGAATTCTGAGTGAACTGCCGACATTTAAACTCGCATAAACAAATTACAGCGAAATTCCACTTGAAATGTCAGTAAGCAAAGACAAAAAAGAGCGCACACCTGGATTCGCTGCTTGGGTTTTCAGACTTATTGCACTGTGACCGGATGCAGGGCCAGGACTCACCTTTAGTGTGACGCCCCCCAGGTCGTACTCGCGATTGTAGAGGTCCTCGACGGTGGCGCGATATTTGTCCGTGTAGGTCTTGAACAGGAAGCGCTTCACAATGGAGCTCTTGCCCACGCCGGCGCCGCCCAAAAGGACAAGGCGTATGCGCTCCAGGTCCGCCATGCTGTTGGCCGCTCTGTCGACTCGTCCTTTTTGGCAATCGCCTGTCGTTCAGTGTACTACTCTCGTCCTGCGACTGTTCAGCTTCGTTTGCCCTGTGGAGGAATGcctaaatttgtttgttcCCTTGGCCTTAGCGCTGCATTATGCCGGATTCGTGAGCTTAGGCCAGAGACGGGGCATTGTAAGATAAAACACTTCCTCGATTTCCGCTGCGAGCTCAGTGCTGTAGCAACACCTTCACGTTGGCCATTACCATTTCAAAGGCAAGCGGCGATGAGGAGGACAGCAACAAGCAGCAAGACTTCCGGCCTGGCAACTTCCGCTTCCGGTCGCGAAGTTGTGCGAAGCTGTAAGTTCAAATAAAAGGAGtgatctttaatattttagaatacgCCATATAATTGGGTTTAGGCACGCTTAGAGACTTAGGGACCAGACTAACAGCGTCTTGTTTAACACACGAAACTAAATGAATACTTATTCAAGCAAAAAcatgattaaaataattaaagatt from Drosophila gunungcola strain Sukarami chromosome 2R unlocalized genomic scaffold, Dgunungcola_SK_2 000012F, whole genome shotgun sequence includes the following:
- the LOC128255925 gene encoding GTP-binding protein Di-Ras2 isoform X1 — protein: MADLERIRLVLLGGAGVGKSSIVKRFLFKTYTDKYRATVEDLYNREYDLGGVTLKVDILDTSGDMQFPAMRRLSIATAHAFMLVYAATSAPSFQCVKQCFEEIREQRGDFQDIPIVIAGNKADLATTHREVKLEEVTDWVFCELPRLRAKVLECSAKEDSNVTDLFKSLLSLSRFLPASSSGSGGSGGGGEAAPSGFKRRSSAYVSASSSRNKNRMNSPALGGAGGSGDKKGSNLVDAVDVASTSAEAKLKPRSRSLIRRASRKTKQQINNASDDCNVQ
- the LOC128255925 gene encoding dexamethasone-induced Ras-related protein 1 isoform X2, whose translation is MQFPAMRRLSIATAHAFMLVYAATSAPSFQCVKQCFEEIREQRGDFQDIPIVIAGNKADLATTHREVKLEEVTDWVFCELPRLRAKVLECSAKEDSNVTDLFKSLLSLSRFLPASSSGSGGSGGGGEAAPSGFKRRSSAYVSASSSRNKNRMNSPALGGAGGSGDKKGSNLVDAVDVASTSAEAKLKPRSRSLIRRASRKTKQQINNASDDCNVQ